From the genome of Halorussus caseinilyticus, one region includes:
- a CDS encoding phosphoglycerol geranylgeranyltransferase, which yields MTAPWADWDHIVKLDPDKTLVEGETFEDVCRTGTDALEIGGTLDMTQAKMQRVIDACAKYDVALYQEPSNPAVVVEDSALDGYLVPTVLNAGDIAWATGFHKEWVKTSDVDWDRTAIEAYVVMNPDASVAELTEADCDQSPEDVAAYAEVAEQMYGQEIVYVEYSGTFGDPDVVEAAADALDEATLFYGGGIHDYESARTMAEHADVVVVGDLVHDEGCEAVRETVEGARDAKKTPAESV from the coding sequence ATGACTGCACCGTGGGCTGACTGGGACCACATCGTCAAGCTAGACCCCGACAAGACCCTCGTGGAGGGCGAAACCTTCGAGGACGTGTGTCGGACGGGCACCGACGCCCTCGAAATCGGCGGAACGCTCGACATGACCCAAGCGAAGATGCAACGGGTCATCGACGCCTGCGCGAAGTACGACGTGGCGCTGTATCAGGAACCGAGCAACCCGGCCGTCGTGGTCGAGGACAGCGCGCTCGACGGCTACCTCGTCCCGACGGTCCTGAACGCCGGGGACATCGCGTGGGCCACCGGGTTCCACAAGGAGTGGGTCAAGACCAGCGACGTGGACTGGGACCGGACCGCCATCGAAGCCTACGTCGTGATGAACCCCGACGCCAGCGTCGCCGAACTCACCGAGGCCGACTGCGACCAGTCGCCCGAGGACGTGGCGGCCTACGCCGAAGTCGCCGAGCAGATGTACGGCCAAGAAATCGTCTACGTCGAGTACTCGGGCACCTTCGGCGACCCCGACGTGGTGGAAGCGGCCGCGGACGCGCTGGACGAGGCCACTCTCTTCTACGGCGGCGGCATCCACGACTACGAGTCGGCCCGGACGATGGCCGAACACGCCGACGTGGTGGTCGTCGGCGACTTGGTTCACGACGAGGGATGCGAGGCCGTCCGCGAGACGGTCGAAGGTGCCAGAGACGCCAAGAAGACGCCCGCCGAGTCGGTCTGA
- a CDS encoding DUF7557 family protein → MSTSIRVSNETKDKLSRLKRDDETWDEFLNRLTNEEEPINIGAWSDDVADRAREAVESSRESFER, encoded by the coding sequence ATGAGTACCAGTATCCGGGTCTCCAACGAGACGAAGGACAAACTCTCCCGGTTGAAACGAGACGATGAAACGTGGGACGAGTTCCTGAACCGACTGACGAACGAGGAGGAGCCTATCAATATCGGCGCGTGGTCGGACGACGTGGCTGACCGTGCCCGTGAAGCCGTCGAAAGCTCCCGAGAGAGTTTCGAGCGATGA